A genomic window from Punica granatum isolate Tunisia-2019 chromosome 2, ASM765513v2, whole genome shotgun sequence includes:
- the LOC116195785 gene encoding squalene synthase 2 has translation MGSLGAILKNPDDFYPLLKLKMAARHAEKQIPPEPHWAFCYTMLHKVSRSFGLVIQQLDTDLRNAVCIFYLVLRALDTVEDDTSIPTDVKVPILIAFHKHIYERDWHFACGSKEYKVLMDEFHHVSKAFLELEKGYQEAIEDITKRMGAGMAKFICKEVETSDDYDEYCHYVAGLVGLGLSKLFHASGSEDLALDSLSNSMGLFLQKTNIIRDYLEDINEIPKSRMFWPREIWSKYVNKLEDLKYEENSVKAVECLNDMVTNALTHVEDCLKYMAALRDPSIFRFCAIPQIMAIGTLALCYNNIEVFRGVVKMRRGLTAKVIDRTKTMADVYGAFYDFACMMKPKVDKNDPNATETLSRLEAVQKACREWGALNKRKSYIVKKEPAYNSVLVVFLLVVLAIIFAYLSANRQNN, from the exons ATGGGGAGCTTGGGGGCGATCCTGAAGAACCCAGATGATTTCTATCCGCTGCTGAAGCTCAAGATGGCCGCCCGGCACGCCGAGAAGCAGATCCCGCCGGAGCCCCACTGGGCCTTCTGCTACACCATGCTCCACAAGGTCTCACGCAGCTTCGGCCTCGTCATTCAGCAGCTCGACACCGATCTCCGCAACGCC GTGTGCATATTCTATTTGGTCCTTCGAGCTCTTGACACTGTCG AGGATGACACCAGCATACCTACAGATGTCAAAGTGCCCATTCTAATTGCCTTTCATAAGCACATATATGAACGTGATTGGCACTTTGCAT GCGGCTCGAAGGAGTACAAGGTCCTCATGGATGAGTTTCACCACGTTTCAAAGGCCTTTCTGGAGCTTGAGAAAGG CTACCAGGAGGCAATTGAAGACATAACCAAACGGATGGGCGCAGGGATGGCAAAATTCATTTGCAAAGAG GTAGAAACTAGTGATGACTATGATGAATATTGCCACTACGTGGCAGGACTCGTTGGATTAGGTTTGTCTAAGCTTTTTCATGCTTCGGGCTCAGAAGATCTGGCTCTGGATTCTCTTTCGAACTCAATGGGTTTGTTTCTTCAG AAAACAAATATTATTCGTGATTACTTGGAGGATATCAATGAGATACCAAAGTCACGCATGTTCTGGCCCCGTGAGATCTGGAGTAAATATGTGAACAAACTCGAG GATCTGAAGTATGAGGAGAACTCAGTTAAGGCAGTGGAATGCTTAAATGACATGGTCACTAATGCTCTTACACATGTGGAGGATTGTTTGAAATATATGGCCGCTCTCCGAGATCCCTCCATATTTCGGTTTTGTGCTATCCCTCAG ATCATGGCAATTGGAACTCTTGCTCTATGCTATAACAACATTGAAGTTTTCCGAGGAGTCGTCAAAATGAGGCGAG GTCTTACTGCCAAAGTAATTGACCGGACTAAAACCATGGCTGATGTCTATGGTGCCTTCTACGATTTTGCTTGCATGATGAAGCCTAAG GTTGACAAGAATGATCCAAATGCTACAGAAACTCTGAGTAGGCTCGAAGCAGTACAGAAAGCTTGCAGAGAATGGGGTGCTCTGAACAAGAG GAAATCTTACATTGTTAAGAAAGAACCTGCATACAATTCTGTTCTG GTTGTTTTCTTGCTTGTCGTTCTTGCTATTATCTTTGCTTATCTCTCTGCCAACCGACAGAACAACTGA